Proteins encoded within one genomic window of Xiphophorus maculatus strain JP 163 A chromosome 11, X_maculatus-5.0-male, whole genome shotgun sequence:
- the LOC102232058 gene encoding hepatitis A virus cellular receptor 1 homolog, with amino-acid sequence MLLLTSVWLLSVVLCVSAVATETVVGVAGQVVKLPCRLEEARQSGVEVCWGRGKPSLFTCHNTLINGAGGQVTYRQSDRFSVSPSSSALSISGSQLSDAGFYHCRVQLPGPFNDQTSTVHLIIIRPRSVTSERPGRQDVEKSNTPDTTTSFNTNQRGSDVTGGAGTEPMVAQVQSPVQEEPVNSLQNFIGSTLRLAFIVFIPAVLFAAGYRVWRSNREAEPEGRLDQSEDEEESSSA; translated from the exons ATGCTGCTGCTCACCTCCGTCTGGCTCCTTTCAG TGGTGCTATGTGTGTCAGCTGTTGCCACGGAGACGGTGGTGGGTGTGGCCGGGCAGGTGGTGAAGCTCCCATGTCGGTTGGAGGAGGCAAGGCAGAGCGGAGTGGAGGTGTGCTGGGGCAGGGGGAAGCCGTCACTGTTTACCTGCCACAACACCTTGATCAACGGCGCCGGGGGTCAGGTGACCTACCGACAGTCAGACAG GTTCTCGGTGTCCCCCTCCAGCTCCGCTCTGTCCATCTCTGGGTCTCAGCTCTCAGATGCCGGTTTCTATCACTGCAGAGTTCAGCTGCCCGGACCCTTCAACGACCAAACGTCCACCGTCCACCTCATCATCATCCGCC CTCGATCTGTGACCTCCGAACGTCCGGGCCGCCAAGATGTGGAGAAGTCCAACACACCCGACACCACAACGA GCTTCAACACAAATCAaagaggaagtgatgtcacaggGGGTGCAGGAACAGAGCCAATGGTAGCTCAGGTTCAG TCTCCGGTCCAGGAGGAGCCGGTGAACTCTCTGCAGAACTTTATTGGAAGCACTCTGAGACTGGCCTTCATCGTCTTCATCCCTGCTGTGCTGTTTGCTGCTGGTTACA GAGTTTGGAGATCTAACCGGGAAGCAGAGCCTGAAGGGAGGCTGGACCAAtcagaggatgaggaggagagcAGCTCCGCGTGA